A stretch of DNA from Bacteroidota bacterium:
TCTAATAAGATATATGCAGAGCGGTCATAAACTGCGTTTTGCTATACCGTGTAAACGAATAATAATCAATACGTTAAACATAGTGCCAAATCTCAAATTATGTGCAGTCGAAATATATGTCCTTTAGTCCAGATATATCTGGATTTGGCGAAAATTCATTAATTAGTAGATGTCTATAAAGTAGAGTGTTTAGTTCAGAATGTTCGAGTTCAAGCCTTGTGAAGTCTTTAAAATCAAGGAGCTCGTACGGATGACTGTTTTAAAGACGAACATAACGCAGAAATCGGACATTATGGACAAACACTAATTACAAAAAGAGTAATTTTGTAATCTGTGAATCTGTGGCAAATTTGATTACCCACAGTATTTGACATAGAACCAAAAAATTTAAAGATTTAAAAATATAGCTATGGAATATCAAACTCAACTTTTAGTAATCATGATATCATATATGTCTTTGTTGATACTATGGGGATTGTATCAGGGAAGAAAAGTAAAAACCGAATCGGATTATGCAATTGCAGGACGAGGATTACCGGGCTGGGTTGCAGCATTATCCGAACGTGCTACCGGTGAATCTTCATGGGCTTTGTTGGGATTGCCGGGTGCTGCTTATGCCACCGGCTTAACCGAAATTTGGACTGCACTTGGTTGTGTGTTGGGAATTATTACTGCTTGGATTTTAATTTCTTGGAAGTTGCGTGATGAGGCTGAAAAATATAACGTAAATACTTTTACTGAATTTATTGCAAAAAAACATGGTGATGTTGGAAAATGGATAAGAATTGTTGGTAGTTTTACAATAGTGTTTTTCTTTTTCTTTTATGTTGGAGCTCAATTTCTTGGCGGAGGCAAAATACTTCACACTATGTTTGATGTTGAACCAAAAATTGGTATGCTAATAACTGCTGCCGTAATTGTTCCTTACACAATTTACGGTGGATTCAGAAGCGTGGTTTATACTGATGTTATTCAGGCAATTGTTATGATAATTACTTTGATTCTTGGTCCTATTATAGGAATTATTTATCTTGGTAATCATCCTGAACTTTTTGCTCAATCAATTCCTGAAGCATTAAGTAATGCAGGTACTGATTATACTTCCTTAACAGCTGCTGCTTCCGGATATGCGGCTGGTGTGGTAATAGCTGCAGGATTTTCTTGGTTCTTTGGATACTTGGGTGGTCAGCCTCAGTTGAGCATGAGGTTTATGGCAATAAAAGATAAGAAGCAAGCAAAAATTGCAAGAAATATTGGTATCAGTTGGACAGTAATTGCATATATCGGAGCACTTTCTCTCGGTTGGATTGGCATTGCTATTTTTGGACCTACAGGACTTGAAGACAGAGAATATGTTATGCCGGCAGTAATTCTTGAGCTTTTTCCTCCTGCAATTGCTGCAATTCTTATCACAGGTGCTATTGCTGCAATGGTTTCTACTGCTGATTCTTTGTTAATTCTTTCTTCAACGGAACTTTCAGAAAATTTAATAAAACCTGCTTTTAGATCAGATAAAAATGTTGGAAGTAAAAAGGCATTAAGCAGGTCAAGAATTATTACTGCCTTGATTGCTGTTGTTGCTTTGGGATTTGCTTATATTTCGCCTACAAAATTAATATTTACAATTGTGGGTTATGTATGGGCAGGTATTGGAGGAACTTTTTCTGTTGTGATTTTATTATCATTATTCTGGAAAAAATTTCACGGCAAAGCTGCTCTTACTACAATAATTACCGGATTGCTGTTTACTATAATTTGGATAAGTTCAGGAATGGATGAAAAAATAACAGCAAGATTAATGACTTTTGCTGTGGCTTTGTTGGTAGCAATTATTTCTACTTATGTTTTTAAGAGTAAAAAATGAAAATATCGCAAAAAGAAACATTTTTAATTTTGGAGAGTTTTCTAAGAGGCACTATTTATCTCAGCAAATAATATCGTGCCGATGGCACTTTGGTCTATTTTATCACAGAAGTTACCATAATATCGCTCCTCTGGAGCTTTTCTCAGTACCGCAGCTACGATATTACTTCTAATTCATACCGAAAGGTTATCATGTAACAGAAAATAAATTTTCTTAACATGCTAATCCATCGGCATAATACTAGATTCTTTTTAATTAAATTGATGGTGGTTTAGTATCATTTGGAATCTGTCTTATATATTTTTCTGTTATTTCTCTAATTGATTTTTTAACCATTGTCTCAGTTTATCAATTATTCTAATCAATTATCATTTTCTTAACAACATTTCCTTTATCAGTTTTTATTTTAATAATGTAACATGCTTTAGCCAAATTTAAATTAAGCGAATGATAATTTGAAGTTTTAAGCATTTTATTAAAAAGTAATTTTCCGCTTATGTCATAAACAAAAAGTTCTTTTGCTTTACTTGACGGGTCAATAATAATTATTGAATTTTTAAAAGCATTAACTTTTATATCGGAAACATTTTTGTTTTCAACCTTATTGTTTTTTGAACTGAAATGCAAAACAAATCTGTCATCAAATTCACCGCTATTTGTTGTAAATTCATAGTTCGGAGTTTTTGAAAGTTCTGTTAGTTTTTGTTCATACAAATCTTCAAGAATAATTTTATTATAAAAATTATCAATAGAATCTATTGCTATGGAATAGTTACCATCAAATCCTGCATAAAAGCCAAGAGCTATTGAAACATCTTCGGTAATTGGAGGCAAGCCTTGTATTACATAACTTTCATCATCATTTTCAATTAATGAATAAAAAGCAATGTTTTCATTTCCTCTGAGCTTTTCAGCATCATATAACCTATCTCTTGCTATGGTTGCACCTTCTAAAAATCCTATTAAAATATTATTTGAAATATCATGGTCAGTGCTTATCAGGTTCAACCAAATTCTTTGTCTGTTGTCAGTAGGTGGAGTATAAAAAGCTGCTGGATCTGTATGAAGCCTATGATCATTAGTGAAAGTTACAGTTCCTGCAGAACTTGCTTGAATAAAGAAAGCCTGTCCAACTTCAACATACATATTTGGAGTTGTAGTTGAACCACCACCTGTTGCCCCTGCTCCGGTGCCGGCAGTTGCTCCTGTAACATTCCATGTTGCATAATCATCAGTTGTATAGCCTGAAGCATGTCCATGATCATCTGCCCAATAATAGAGTGATCCACTAATATCTGAGTTATCATTAACAAAATCACTGGCATCAATGCGTGAAGGGTAAGGATTACCTATTAAATTATAGCCTGTTCCACTATTTGAAACTGCCACAGTAACATTTCCTGTATTTAATGTTCCTGTATAACTAATAGTCTTGTTTCCATTGTATGCAACATAATAACCTGTACCTGCCGAAAGTGCATCAGCGGAATAAATACGAGACCAAACAGGCGAGCCTCCCGGTACATATTTGTAGGCATTATAATCTCCTATAGTAGCATCAAGTATATCAGCTCCTGTGCCATCACTAATTGGAGGCGAAACATAGTGAACATAGCCTCCACTACCTCCATCAACATATCGTTCTACTTTAACATCGCCTGCTATTTCTCCTTTTGTAATTAATGATCCTGTTCCGGAATTTGACATAGCATTTGAGGCTACTGTAAATGTGCCTTCAACAAACAAGTTGCCATCAACGGTCAGGCTGTTGCCCTCACTTACTTCTGTGCTTACCAATGAGCCTATGAAAAGGTTGTTTACAGTTGTATTATCTGCAATAGAAGATGGGTCGCTACCACCACTCCAATTGTAAATACCTACATTATCGCTTGCAGGAACTGCACCATCGCTCCAGTTTGTAGCAGTGCTCCAACTTGTAGAAGCTGTATTAAGCCAACTGTTAAAAGCTGCTGATGTTACCCAGTCGTCATTTGCCATATTGTAAAGTGTTCCATCATTGCTATTGCCCGAAAAATCCTGTAAAGTTGCCCCGCTTGTATTATCAAAATTATAATATGCCACCAACCCACTTTCTCCTCCCGTGATGCTATTACACATATTTTCACGAATTTGATCAGCGGAACGAGCTGAATTCCATATACGTACTTCATCTAACTTCCCGTTAAAATCATAGCTCCCCAGAGATCCCGTGGTGTCGACCCTTCTACCCATTCGAATAGCATTGGTCGATTTTGTATAGCTAGAAGAGCTGGAATGAATCTGTATTCCGTCTAAATAGCCTGTAATGCTAGTTCCATCACAGGTTACTGCAATGTGATGCCAGCCATTGTCTC
This window harbors:
- a CDS encoding sodium/proline symporter, which encodes MEYQTQLLVIMISYMSLLILWGLYQGRKVKTESDYAIAGRGLPGWVAALSERATGESSWALLGLPGAAYATGLTEIWTALGCVLGIITAWILISWKLRDEAEKYNVNTFTEFIAKKHGDVGKWIRIVGSFTIVFFFFFYVGAQFLGGGKILHTMFDVEPKIGMLITAAVIVPYTIYGGFRSVVYTDVIQAIVMIITLILGPIIGIIYLGNHPELFAQSIPEALSNAGTDYTSLTAAASGYAAGVVIAAGFSWFFGYLGGQPQLSMRFMAIKDKKQAKIARNIGISWTVIAYIGALSLGWIGIAIFGPTGLEDREYVMPAVILELFPPAIAAILITGAIAAMVSTADSLLILSSTELSENLIKPAFRSDKNVGSKKALSRSRIITALIAVVALGFAYISPTKLIFTIVGYVWAGIGGTFSVVILLSLFWKKFHGKAALTTIITGLLFTIIWISSGMDEKITARLMTFAVALLVAIISTYVFKSKK
- a CDS encoding LamG-like jellyroll fold domain-containing protein, producing KFNESSLTNANDDQSSSNYDGTLTNMTGSEWTPSSAFFGPKNALDFDGFSDYVDISASSSLNNDNFTVEMWAKIDATQTWNTLLDKGLQHTPGDWYFVCINGSYGVIFGYNSSNEFTFNFGDNGWHHIAVTCDGTSITGYLDGIQIHSSSSSYTKSTNAIRMGRRVDTTGSLGSYDFNGKLDEVRIWNSARSADQIRENMCNSITGGESGLVAYYNFDNTSGATLQDFSGNSNDGTLYNMANDDWVTSAAFNSWLNTASTSWSTATNWSDGAVPASDNVGIYNWSGGSDPSSIADNTTVNNLFIGSLVSTEVSEGNSLTVDGNLFVEGTFTVASNAMSNSGTGSLITKGEIAGDVKVERYVDGGSGGYVHYVSPPISDGTGADILDATIGDYNAYKYVPGGSPVWSRIYSADALSAGTGYYVAYNGNKTISYTGTLNTGNVTVAVSNSGTGYNLIGNPYPSRIDASDFVNDNSDISGSLYYWADDHGHASGYTTDDYATWNVTGATAGTGAGATGGGSTTTPNMYVEVGQAFFIQASSAGTVTFTNDHRLHTDPAAFYTPPTDNRQRIWLNLISTDHDISNNILIGFLEGATIARDRLYDAEKLRGNENIAFYSLIENDDESYVIQGLPPITEDVSIALGFYAGFDGNYSIAIDSIDNFYNKIILEDLYEQKLTELSKTPNYEFTTNSGEFDDRFVLHFSSKNNKVENKNVSDIKVNAFKNSIIIIDPSSKAKELFVYDISGKLLFNKMLKTSNYHSLNLNLAKACYIIKIKTDKGNVVKKMIID